From Allofrancisella guangzhouensis, a single genomic window includes:
- the minE gene encoding cell division topological specificity factor MinE has protein sequence MFAKLFGPKKKQNSASLAKERLQIIVAHQRNELKPRSSRISSHLLAELKDEIIEVVKKYIALSEENIRDIDLKVEDNSKNSTIEVNIPFN, from the coding sequence ATGTTTGCAAAGCTTTTTGGACCAAAGAAAAAACAAAATAGTGCTTCTTTAGCAAAAGAAAGGCTACAGATTATAGTTGCACATCAAAGAAATGAGCTAAAACCTAGATCATCAAGAATTAGTAGTCATTTACTTGCTGAACTAAAAGATGAGATAATAGAGGTAGTTAAAAAATATATTGCTCTTTCGGAAGAAAATATTAGGGATATAGACTTAAAGGTAGAAGATAATAGCAAAAACTCAACAATCGAAGTTAATATACCTTTCAACTAA
- a CDS encoding ABC transporter ATP-binding protein — protein sequence MSDINFDQVSFYRGNLCIYDNVTFTIPSQKITTILGPSGAGKTTILQLIAGLIKPNSGNIYINNIYINKKTPEKQLATLRKKMGFLFQSGALFTHLSVYDNIAFPLRKNTKLDEKLIRNIVLLKLQAVGLAHTIDMMPSELSGGMARRVALARSVALDPNIMMYDEPFTGQDPASFNKLLELISTLNTSLKTTSIIVSHDIQESLSISDHIVIVANKKILASDSPENVKNSKNEDIKAFLAGKPLKSVEQNQLHLNKDFFIKEILRT from the coding sequence ATGAGCGATATTAATTTCGATCAAGTTTCTTTTTATAGAGGAAATTTGTGCATATACGATAATGTTACCTTTACTATCCCGTCTCAAAAAATCACTACTATCCTTGGTCCATCTGGTGCCGGCAAGACAACCATCCTACAACTAATAGCAGGGCTTATTAAACCTAATAGCGGCAATATTTACATTAATAACATTTATATAAATAAAAAAACTCCTGAAAAACAACTTGCGACACTCCGCAAAAAAATGGGGTTTTTGTTTCAATCTGGAGCCCTTTTTACACACCTTAGCGTATACGATAATATAGCTTTCCCACTAAGAAAGAATACCAAATTAGATGAAAAACTAATCCGGAATATTGTGTTGCTAAAGTTACAAGCTGTTGGGCTTGCTCACACCATAGATATGATGCCAAGTGAGCTTTCTGGTGGCATGGCTCGTAGAGTCGCACTAGCCCGTTCTGTTGCTCTAGATCCTAATATTATGATGTATGATGAGCCATTTACAGGACAAGATCCAGCCTCTTTTAACAAGCTACTTGAGTTAATATCAACACTTAATACATCTCTAAAAACGACTTCTATAATTGTTTCTCATGATATACAAGAATCTCTAAGTATCTCAGATCACATAGTTATAGTAGCAAATAAAAAAATCTTAGCTAGCGATTCACCTGAAAATGTAAAAAATAGTAAAAATGAAGATATAAAAGCCTTTTTAGCTGGCAAACCTCTTAAAAGCGTTGAACAAAATCAACTACATCTAAATAAAGATTTTTTTATTAAAGAGATTTTAAGGACTTAA
- a CDS encoding MlaE family lipid ABC transporter permease subunit encodes MYIFSKIYGLTISLIYSCLNSLHLIISIISSKFNIRDCIDQINTVGVNSLIIIMTSGTFIGLVLSLQGYYTLAKFGAHSLLGTMVALSVLRELGPVVTAMLFAGRACSSITSEIGLMKATDQINSLKMMNVSPISFILSTRFWACIISVPVLTLVFCSVSIIASYILAEGGLGIGYGEFWSNIQSSVNISDISNGLIKSLVFAFVIAWIALYQGYYCVPNSNGIAKATTKTVVYCCMSVLGADLILTSIMFGEV; translated from the coding sequence ATGTACATTTTTAGCAAAATTTATGGTTTAACTATTTCTCTTATTTATAGTTGTCTAAATTCTCTACATCTAATTATAAGTATCATAAGTAGTAAATTTAACATTCGAGACTGTATAGATCAAATAAATACCGTTGGTGTTAATTCACTAATTATTATAATGACTTCGGGGACTTTTATTGGACTAGTTCTAAGCTTACAAGGCTACTATACCTTAGCGAAATTTGGAGCTCATTCTCTACTAGGCACCATGGTAGCTTTAAGTGTATTACGAGAGCTTGGACCTGTTGTCACAGCCATGTTATTTGCAGGTAGAGCTTGTAGCTCAATAACTTCTGAAATAGGCTTAATGAAAGCTACTGACCAAATTAACAGCTTAAAAATGATGAACGTAAGCCCTATTAGCTTTATTCTTTCAACTAGATTTTGGGCTTGTATAATAAGTGTACCCGTACTCACTCTAGTATTCTGTTCGGTGTCGATTATAGCATCATATATATTAGCAGAAGGTGGTCTAGGAATAGGATATGGTGAATTTTGGAGCAATATTCAATCTTCTGTAAACATTTCGGATATATCAAATGGTTTAATCAAAAGTCTGGTTTTTGCTTTTGTAATAGCCTGGATAGCATTATATCAAGGATACTATTGTGTACCTAACTCAAATGGTATAGCTAAGGCAACAACTAAAACTGTAGTGTACTGTTGTATGAGTGTTTTAGGAGCTGACCTTATTTTAACATCAATTATGTTTGGAGAAGTCTAA
- the mlaD gene encoding outer membrane lipid asymmetry maintenance protein MlaD: MRNKYFETSVGIFIILGVLCLVFLIFKVSGSSFKSFNTNHYSIQAQFKNVGSLRINAAVKIAGVEVGQVTNISLEKTYNGFMALVTISMNDSEKIPANYSAAIAMSGVLGDNYIALSPPKEDIMAVADLTGNSASEDKYLHQGSIIPLENTESAIDLGSLINTFVANKNTEDSK; encoded by the coding sequence ATGAGGAATAAATATTTTGAGACCTCTGTTGGTATTTTTATTATTTTAGGCGTTTTATGCTTAGTTTTCTTGATATTTAAAGTAAGTGGCAGTTCATTTAAATCTTTTAATACTAATCACTACTCTATCCAAGCACAATTTAAAAATGTAGGTTCATTACGAATAAATGCTGCCGTAAAAATAGCTGGCGTAGAGGTCGGTCAAGTAACAAATATATCTCTTGAGAAAACATACAATGGTTTTATGGCTTTGGTTACCATATCCATGAATGATAGTGAAAAGATACCCGCAAATTATTCAGCTGCTATAGCTATGTCTGGTGTCCTTGGTGATAACTATATTGCTCTTAGTCCACCCAAAGAAGATATTATGGCAGTAGCTGACCTAACTGGTAACTCAGCATCTGAAGATAAATATCTACACCAAGGTAGTATAATACCATTAGAAAATACTGAATCTGCTATTGATTTAGGATCGTTAATTAATACTTTCGTTGCTAATAAAAATACTGAAGATAGCAAATAA